In Rhodococcus rhodochrous, a single genomic region encodes these proteins:
- a CDS encoding cupin domain-containing protein yields the protein MSVDTTRSDETVHDDFYAELADNHYSPLWQLMGNLGPEAKTTLVPHIWRYEQARRLMVEAGEIVPLEDALRRVLGFRNPGCLPHQRTGATDTLWSALQLVLPGEVAPAHRHTPSALRFIVEGDGAYTVVNGQRVPMDEGDFLLTPNGHWHEHGHTGEGPMIWLDGLDSPLMSRLNQYIIEEDPECQEVDAPLPAAYGNGLFAKPWGEPEKVEQPLVYKLADALETIEYLRTREGDPFDDIIVEYRNPITGGPVMTTIGAYLQLIRPGVDTRAHRHTHSTVYHVVRGSGYSIVDGRRIDWTKGDTIAIPLWYEHSHHNPTGEDAILFSYTDKPAIDALGIGRIRPSE from the coding sequence ATGAGTGTCGACACCACCCGGTCCGACGAGACGGTGCACGACGACTTCTACGCCGAACTCGCGGACAACCACTACTCCCCGCTCTGGCAGCTCATGGGCAACCTGGGTCCGGAAGCGAAAACCACTCTGGTTCCGCATATCTGGCGCTACGAGCAGGCGCGTCGACTGATGGTCGAGGCCGGCGAGATCGTCCCGCTCGAGGACGCACTCCGCCGCGTTCTCGGTTTCCGCAACCCCGGCTGCCTCCCGCACCAGCGCACCGGAGCCACCGATACCCTCTGGTCCGCACTGCAATTGGTGCTCCCCGGCGAGGTCGCCCCGGCACACCGCCACACCCCGTCCGCACTGCGCTTCATCGTCGAGGGCGACGGCGCCTACACCGTCGTCAACGGCCAGCGCGTCCCGATGGACGAGGGCGACTTCCTGCTGACTCCCAACGGGCACTGGCACGAGCACGGCCACACCGGCGAGGGTCCGATGATCTGGCTCGACGGACTCGACTCCCCGCTGATGTCGCGGCTGAACCAGTACATCATCGAAGAGGACCCCGAATGCCAGGAGGTGGACGCACCGCTCCCCGCCGCCTACGGCAACGGACTGTTCGCCAAGCCCTGGGGTGAACCCGAAAAGGTCGAGCAGCCACTGGTGTACAAGCTCGCGGATGCACTCGAGACCATCGAGTACCTGCGTACGCGCGAAGGCGATCCCTTCGACGACATCATCGTCGAGTACCGCAATCCGATCACGGGCGGACCGGTGATGACCACCATCGGCGCCTACCTCCAGCTGATCCGCCCGGGCGTCGACACCCGCGCCCACCGGCACACCCACTCGACCGTCTACCACGTGGTCCGCGGATCCGGATACTCGATCGTCGACGGCCGGCGTATCGACTGGACCAAGGGCGACACCATCGCAATTCCGTTGTGGTACGAGCACTCCCACCACAATCCGACCGGCGAGGACGCAATCCTGTTCTCGTACACCGACAAGCCCGCCATCGATGCGCTCGGAATCGGCCGCATCCGACCCAGCGAGTAG
- a CDS encoding MarR family transcriptional regulator, whose product MQHLRGGGPATRTMLAESTGLSASTVNRAVTALLEHGLLRDRPDLAPRGRVGRPHVPVEVDTERGFLAGIHLGERETWVVSGDLLGRELHRTTFATPASAFDVFAAIGAALRVHESELQGRQPLWAGLAVGGLYDEHRGALDHPRLGWCEAPVDVLFRAIVPTPYTVVPYVEAVAEVEYRRFESVFRRRPESWLYLCAEESVSMAWLVDGLARSSADDIESFCAALGPERFDDAGPSPNRAVLLGRAVASVRDVVNPDVVTLGGEAFTRHGAEREGVSDGYRQRSSYSDVPLRFSEPDDDLRSAAALGAASRVMYIDPIGAMQAR is encoded by the coding sequence ATGCAGCACCTGCGAGGTGGGGGGCCGGCGACGCGCACGATGCTCGCCGAGTCCACGGGCCTGTCGGCGTCGACGGTCAACCGGGCGGTGACGGCGCTGCTCGAGCACGGCTTGCTGCGCGACCGCCCCGATCTCGCTCCGCGGGGACGGGTGGGCAGGCCGCACGTGCCGGTGGAGGTGGACACCGAACGAGGCTTCCTCGCCGGCATCCATCTGGGGGAGCGGGAGACCTGGGTGGTCTCCGGCGACCTGCTCGGGCGGGAACTGCACCGGACCACCTTCGCGACACCGGCGTCGGCGTTCGACGTGTTCGCCGCGATCGGCGCGGCGCTGCGGGTGCACGAGTCGGAACTGCAGGGCAGGCAACCGTTGTGGGCGGGCCTGGCGGTGGGCGGCCTGTACGACGAGCACCGAGGCGCGCTCGATCACCCGCGACTGGGTTGGTGCGAAGCGCCCGTGGATGTGCTGTTCCGGGCGATCGTGCCCACGCCGTACACGGTCGTTCCGTACGTGGAGGCGGTCGCGGAGGTCGAATACCGCCGGTTCGAGAGCGTCTTCCGACGACGGCCCGAGAGCTGGCTGTATCTGTGTGCGGAGGAGTCGGTCTCGATGGCGTGGCTCGTGGACGGTCTCGCACGGTCGTCGGCCGACGACATCGAATCGTTCTGTGCCGCGCTCGGTCCGGAAAGGTTCGACGACGCCGGCCCGTCACCGAACAGGGCGGTGCTCCTCGGCCGCGCGGTCGCGTCGGTGCGCGACGTCGTGAATCCCGACGTCGTGACCCTCGGTGGTGAGGCGTTCACCCGGCACGGAGCGGAGCGTGAGGGCGTGTCCGACGGTTACCGGCAACGGTCGTCGTACAGCGATGTGCCGCTGCGGTTCTCGGAACCCGACGACGATCTGCGGTCGGCGGCGGCGCTCGGTGCGGCGTCGCGGGTGATGTACATCGACCCGATCGGCGCGATGCAGGCGCGGTGA
- a CDS encoding ABC transporter ATP-binding protein has product MTTPEAAAPSRLRTIRRVLGLLHPHRYAVYSVLFSAFLGVVSMSVAPFVLGRGTDVIFDGVVGMQLPAGQTKDEAVAGLRAEGRDQFADMVSGMDVVPGLGIDFPALGRILVIVLALYLLSSGLIWVAAYGLNEIVQRVVRDMRSRVERKIHRLPLRYFDTHSRGDLLSRVTNDIDNVAAGMQESISQLVLAVLTLLGLVVMMLFISPLLALVAILTVPASVVATAVIARRSRKHFLAQWETTGKLNGQIEEAFTGHELITAYGRTEEVQRRFTDTNESLYQASYRAQFVSGLVMPFVTFLGNVGYVVIAVLGGLRIASGTATLGEIQAMIQYSRQLVQPLAQIGAMVNLLQSASASAERVFAVLDEAEEEPEVAAPTMPWSRHGLVEFENVAFSYTPDRPLIENLSLRAEPGQMIAIVGPTGAGKTTLINLILRFYEVDEGRILVDGVDIRSMSRDELRSRIGIVLQDTWLFGGTIRENIAYGNPYATENQIMSAARMSYVDRFVRALPDGYDTVIDEENDGNLSAGERQLITIARAFVSKPSILILDEATSSVDTRTELLVQQATARLRDDRTSFVIAHRLSTIRNADRIVVMEDGRIVEQGTHEGLLEAAGAYARLYDAQFKALVE; this is encoded by the coding sequence ATGACGACTCCGGAAGCGGCGGCGCCGTCGCGTCTGCGCACCATCCGCCGGGTGCTCGGCCTGCTCCACCCGCACCGCTACGCCGTCTACTCGGTGTTGTTCTCCGCCTTCCTCGGCGTCGTGAGCATGTCGGTGGCGCCCTTCGTGCTCGGCCGCGGCACCGACGTCATCTTCGATGGGGTGGTGGGCATGCAGCTCCCCGCCGGACAGACCAAGGACGAAGCCGTCGCCGGTCTGCGCGCCGAGGGCCGCGACCAGTTCGCCGACATGGTCTCGGGGATGGATGTGGTGCCCGGGCTCGGCATCGACTTCCCGGCCCTCGGGCGGATCCTCGTCATCGTCCTCGCGCTGTACCTGCTCTCGTCCGGTCTGATCTGGGTCGCCGCCTACGGCCTCAACGAGATCGTGCAGCGCGTCGTGCGCGACATGCGGTCGCGTGTCGAACGCAAGATCCACCGGTTGCCGCTGCGGTACTTCGACACGCATTCGCGCGGCGACCTGCTCAGCCGCGTCACGAACGACATCGACAACGTCGCGGCGGGTATGCAGGAGTCCATCTCCCAGCTCGTCCTCGCGGTCCTGACCCTGCTCGGTCTCGTGGTGATGATGCTGTTCATCTCGCCGCTGCTCGCGCTCGTCGCGATCCTGACCGTCCCGGCGTCGGTCGTGGCGACGGCGGTGATCGCGCGACGCTCACGCAAGCACTTCCTCGCGCAGTGGGAGACGACCGGCAAGCTCAACGGGCAGATCGAAGAGGCCTTCACCGGGCACGAGCTCATCACCGCCTACGGCCGGACGGAGGAGGTGCAGCGCCGCTTCACCGACACCAACGAGTCGCTGTACCAGGCGTCCTACCGCGCGCAGTTCGTGTCCGGACTGGTGATGCCGTTCGTGACCTTCCTCGGCAACGTCGGCTACGTCGTCATCGCGGTGCTCGGTGGTCTGCGGATCGCGTCGGGCACCGCGACGCTCGGTGAGATCCAGGCGATGATCCAGTACTCGCGTCAGCTCGTGCAGCCGCTCGCGCAGATCGGCGCGATGGTCAATCTGCTGCAGTCGGCGTCGGCGTCGGCCGAGCGGGTGTTCGCGGTGCTCGACGAAGCGGAGGAGGAACCGGAGGTCGCGGCGCCGACGATGCCGTGGAGCCGGCACGGACTCGTCGAGTTCGAGAACGTCGCCTTCTCGTACACCCCCGACCGGCCGCTCATCGAGAACCTGTCACTGCGGGCAGAACCGGGCCAGATGATCGCGATCGTCGGACCCACGGGCGCCGGCAAGACCACCCTCATCAACCTGATCCTGCGCTTCTACGAGGTCGACGAGGGCCGGATCCTCGTCGACGGGGTGGACATCCGCTCGATGTCCCGCGACGAGCTGCGCTCGCGCATCGGCATCGTCCTGCAGGACACCTGGCTGTTCGGCGGCACCATCCGAGAGAACATCGCCTACGGCAACCCGTACGCCACCGAGAACCAGATCATGTCCGCCGCGAGGATGAGTTACGTCGACCGTTTCGTGCGGGCCCTGCCCGACGGCTACGACACCGTCATCGACGAGGAGAACGACGGCAACCTCAGCGCCGGCGAGCGTCAGCTCATCACGATCGCGCGGGCGTTCGTGTCGAAGCCGTCGATCCTCATCCTCGACGAGGCGACGAGCTCGGTCGACACCCGCACCGAACTGCTCGTCCAGCAGGCCACCGCGCGGTTGCGCGACGATCGCACCAGCTTCGTCATCGCCCACCGCCTGTCGACCATCCGCAACGCCGACCGCATCGTGGTGATGGAGGACGGGCGGATCGTCGAACAGGGCACGCACGAGGGGTTGCTCGAGGCGGCCGGTGCGTACGCGCGGCTGTACGACGCGCAGTTCAAGGCACTCGTGGAGTGA
- a CDS encoding fumarylacetoacetate hydrolase family protein has product MKLYVYNDYRLGVEATDGTLVDITDLVPEHTEPRERTNALIRAWSTVSADVSSRVAAGGGQALDYVTVRAPQPQPRNLFAAPVNYHKHQQEMGGEKGVYTDRKILDVSVRKGFLKAVTSIVGPDGAIELPYEDRRFDHEAEVGIIISKEAKQVSVEEALDYVFGYTPLLDITLRGDEDRSWRKSMDTFTPIGPYILTADEVEDPENLDFWLTVNGEMRQKSNTSFLIWGIAKLISEYSQVITLQPGDIIATGTPEGVAQIVPGDTVVLTIPAIGELTMPVVARP; this is encoded by the coding sequence ATGAAGCTCTACGTCTACAACGACTACCGACTCGGCGTCGAGGCCACCGACGGCACCCTCGTCGACATCACCGATCTCGTCCCCGAGCACACCGAACCGCGCGAGCGCACGAACGCACTCATCCGCGCCTGGTCGACGGTCTCGGCCGACGTCTCGTCCCGCGTCGCCGCCGGCGGCGGGCAGGCACTGGACTATGTGACCGTCCGGGCGCCGCAGCCCCAGCCGCGCAACCTGTTCGCCGCGCCGGTCAACTACCACAAGCACCAGCAGGAGATGGGTGGGGAGAAGGGCGTCTACACCGATCGCAAGATCCTCGACGTCTCGGTCCGCAAGGGCTTCCTCAAGGCCGTCACGTCCATCGTCGGACCGGACGGCGCGATCGAACTCCCCTACGAGGACCGGCGTTTCGACCACGAGGCCGAGGTCGGCATCATCATCTCGAAGGAGGCGAAGCAGGTCTCCGTCGAGGAGGCACTCGACTACGTCTTCGGTTACACCCCGCTGCTCGACATCACGCTGCGCGGCGACGAGGACCGGTCGTGGCGCAAGTCCATGGACACCTTCACCCCGATCGGCCCCTACATCCTCACCGCCGACGAGGTGGAGGACCCGGAGAACCTCGACTTCTGGCTCACCGTGAACGGTGAGATGCGACAGAAGTCCAACACGTCCTTCCTCATCTGGGGCATCGCGAAGCTGATCTCGGAGTACTCGCAGGTGATCACCCTGCAGCCCGGTGACATCATCGCCACCGGTACCCCCGAGGGCGTCGCGCAGATCGTTCCCGGCGACACCGTCGTGCTCACCATCCCCGCGATCGGCGAGCTGACCATGCCGGTCGTCGCGCGTCCCTAG